One Malania oleifera isolate guangnan ecotype guangnan chromosome 10, ASM2987363v1, whole genome shotgun sequence genomic region harbors:
- the LOC131166994 gene encoding uncharacterized protein LOC131166994 isoform X1, whose product MAPRGRHRKVGLTRMDAALDAMIPYGFSKELIRRTVKELLKFLRGIRVFVCFQVYGAEGWIFIEDGSYNLLIETILQKQDNCGEEKDALKDETSEDEVRGVYIAEPSATGSVSGTPENESFNPEIVNTDSHMDETGQDLLPQAEGDRTAWKDMDLGQHSSPERVDNAFRDNDGNSNSGINIENNLFQEKGEGHSLSAKGGEKAWNNRLPSPENVINSPFPMKNVPVRKRGPCHGWIGKDEDNDVFLELAPATLPEELKVLIAGTSMKREQRSRWDMRPNGT is encoded by the exons ATGGCTCCGAGAGGGAGGCATCGGAAG GTGGGTCTCACGCGAATGGACGCTGCGCTTGACGCTATGATTCCCTATGGATTTTCCAAAGAATTAATTCGTAGAACGGTCAAAGAACTCTTGAAG TTTTTACGAGGAATTAGGGTTTTTGTCTGCTTTCAGGTGTATGGCGCGGAAGGGTGGATCTTCATCGAGGACGGTTCGTATAATCTCCTGATCGAGACCATTCTTCAAAAACAAGATAATTGTGGAGAAGAGAAAGATGCACTGAAG GATGAAACATCAGAAGATGAAGTGAGAGGTGTGTATATTGCTGAACCATCTGCTACTGGATCCGTAAGTGGAACTCCTGAAAATGAAAGCTTTAATCCGGAGATTGTCAACACTGACTCACACATGGATGAAACAG GACAGGACCTTCTTCCCCAGGCTGAAGGAGATCGAACTGCTTGGAAAGACATGGATTTGGGTCAACATTCTAGTCCAGAACGGGTGGACAATGCTTTTAGGGACAATGATGGGAACTCGAACAGTGGAATAAACATTGAGAACAATCTGTTCCAGGAGAAAG GAGAGGGCCATTCTCTATCAGCTAAAGGAGGAGAAAAAGCCTGGAACAATCGCCTCCCCTCACCTGAAAATGTGATCAACTCCCCATTCCCAATGAAAAATGTCCCAGTTCGGAAGCGTGGACCGTGCCATGGGTGGATCGGTAAAGATGAAGATAATGACGTATTTCTGGAGTTAGCACCAGCCACACTGCCAGAAGAATTGAAAGTTTTGATTGCTGGGACTAGCATGAAGAGGGAACAAAGATCACGGTGGGATATGAGGCCCAATGGTACTTAA
- the LOC131166994 gene encoding uncharacterized protein LOC131166994 isoform X2: protein MAPRGRHRKVGLTRMDAALDAMIPYGFSKELIRRTVKELLKVYGAEGWIFIEDGSYNLLIETILQKQDNCGEEKDALKDETSEDEVRGVYIAEPSATGSVSGTPENESFNPEIVNTDSHMDETGQDLLPQAEGDRTAWKDMDLGQHSSPERVDNAFRDNDGNSNSGINIENNLFQEKGEGHSLSAKGGEKAWNNRLPSPENVINSPFPMKNVPVRKRGPCHGWIGKDEDNDVFLELAPATLPEELKVLIAGTSMKREQRSRWDMRPNGT, encoded by the exons ATGGCTCCGAGAGGGAGGCATCGGAAG GTGGGTCTCACGCGAATGGACGCTGCGCTTGACGCTATGATTCCCTATGGATTTTCCAAAGAATTAATTCGTAGAACGGTCAAAGAACTCTTGAAG GTGTATGGCGCGGAAGGGTGGATCTTCATCGAGGACGGTTCGTATAATCTCCTGATCGAGACCATTCTTCAAAAACAAGATAATTGTGGAGAAGAGAAAGATGCACTGAAG GATGAAACATCAGAAGATGAAGTGAGAGGTGTGTATATTGCTGAACCATCTGCTACTGGATCCGTAAGTGGAACTCCTGAAAATGAAAGCTTTAATCCGGAGATTGTCAACACTGACTCACACATGGATGAAACAG GACAGGACCTTCTTCCCCAGGCTGAAGGAGATCGAACTGCTTGGAAAGACATGGATTTGGGTCAACATTCTAGTCCAGAACGGGTGGACAATGCTTTTAGGGACAATGATGGGAACTCGAACAGTGGAATAAACATTGAGAACAATCTGTTCCAGGAGAAAG GAGAGGGCCATTCTCTATCAGCTAAAGGAGGAGAAAAAGCCTGGAACAATCGCCTCCCCTCACCTGAAAATGTGATCAACTCCCCATTCCCAATGAAAAATGTCCCAGTTCGGAAGCGTGGACCGTGCCATGGGTGGATCGGTAAAGATGAAGATAATGACGTATTTCTGGAGTTAGCACCAGCCACACTGCCAGAAGAATTGAAAGTTTTGATTGCTGGGACTAGCATGAAGAGGGAACAAAGATCACGGTGGGATATGAGGCCCAATGGTACTTAA